In one Serinus canaria isolate serCan28SL12 chromosome 2, serCan2020, whole genome shotgun sequence genomic region, the following are encoded:
- the XRCC2 gene encoding DNA repair protein XRCC2 isoform X2, which produces MGDAFGGAESGTQLLARLEGRSSLKNLEPCLFAEEGSPVHGRPSGLTSQHPAHFQVHQGSEISLQPKPPEITNLSRLLQDLLAGLPPPRR; this is translated from the exons ATGGGTGACGCGTTCGGCGGGGCGGAGTCGGGCACGCAG CTGCTTGCACGACTTGAGGGCAGAAGTTCTCTGAAGAATCTTGAACCTTGTCTGTTTGCTGAGGAAGGATCTCCTGTTCATG GTCGACCTTCAGGCCTGACAAGCCAGCACCCAGCTCACTTCCAGGTCCATCAGGGCTCTGAAATTTCTCTTCAGCCTAAACCCCCTGAAATAACCAATCTGTCCAGGCTGCTACAAGACCTCCTG
- the XRCC2 gene encoding DNA repair protein XRCC2 isoform X1, protein MGDAFGGAESGTQLLARLEGRSSLKNLEPCLFAEEGSPVHGDVIEFHGPEGTGKTEMLYHLLARCIIPKAQGGLEVEVMFVDTDYHFDMLRLVTILENRLAQGTEEMIKQCLGRLFLVSCSSSTQLLLTLYSLENLFCAHPSLCVLLLDSLSAFYWIDRSNGGESLTLQEMNLKKCANFLEKLVTQHHLILFATTQTLMQKSANSAESFLPLKLPHETDTDYRPYLCKSWQQMVTHRMFFSKQCNSGNSKGFTVVSCHLKRNQIVKRAFSVAECGVQF, encoded by the exons ATGGGTGACGCGTTCGGCGGGGCGGAGTCGGGCACGCAG CTGCTTGCACGACTTGAGGGCAGAAGTTCTCTGAAGAATCTTGAACCTTGTCTGTTTGCTGAGGAAGGATCTCCTGTTCATG GAGATGTTATTGAATTCCACGGCCCAGAAGggacaggaaaaacagaaatgctttatCACCTACTAGCCCGCTGCATCATTCCCAAAGCACAGGGAGGACTGGAAGTAGAAGTCATGTTTGTTGACACCGATTACCATTTCGATATGCTCCGGCTGGTCACCATTCTTGAGAACAGACTGGCACAAGGGACAGAAGAAATGATAAAGCAGTGCCTGGGAAGGCTCTTCCTTGTGAGCTGCAGTAGTAGCACTCAGTTACTCCTCACTCTCTACTCTCTAGAAAACCTGTTCTGCGCTCACCCCTcactctgtgttttgcttttagACAGTTTATCAGCTTTTTATTGGATAGACAGAAGCAATGGAGGAGAAAGTCTTACCTTGCAGGAGATGAACCTGAAGAAATGTGCTAACTTCCTTGAAAAGCTTGTGACACAGCACCACTTGATCCTCTTTGCAACAACACAGACACTAATGCAGAAATCTGCAAACTCTGCAGAAAGCTTTTTACCTTTAAAACTTCCACATGAAACTGATACAGACTACAGACCATATCTCTGTAAATCATGGCAGCAAATGGTAACACACAGGATGTTTTTCTCTAAGCAGTGTAATTCTGGCAACAGCAAAGGTTTTACTGTAGTTTCTTGCCACCTCAAAAGAAACCAGATAGTAAAACGTGCATTTAGTGTTGCAGAATGTGGAGTTCAGTTTTAA